A single window of Zea mays cultivar B73 chromosome 10, Zm-B73-REFERENCE-NAM-5.0, whole genome shotgun sequence DNA harbors:
- the LOC103641608 gene encoding potassium transporter 1 isoform X1, producing MSLEVEKPPETTKQLKRQDSLYGDAEKVSGFKHHGSEGGWPRLLQLAFQSIGIIYGDVGTSPLYAISSTFPDGIKDQDDLLGVLSLILYTLILIPMVKYVFIVLYADDNGDGGTFALYSLISRHSKVRLIPNQQAEDAMVSNYGIEAPSPELRVAQWLKQKLESSKAAKISLFIITILGTSMVMGDGTLTPSISVLSAVSGIREKVPSLTETQVVWISVPILFALFSVQRYGTDKVGYSFAPIITLWFFLIAGIGMYNLIVHEIGVLRAFNPMYIVDYFRRNGKDGWVSLGGVILCVTGTEGMYADLSHFNIKAIQISFSTVLLPSVALCYIGQTAYLRKFPESVADTFFRSIPELMFWPTFIIAILSAIIASQAMLSGAFAILSKALSLGCFPSVQVIHTSKSYEGQVYIPEVNFLMGLASIIVTITFRTTTEIGNAYGICVVTVFSITTHLTTIVMLLVWRKNFIIVLLFYVVFSSIELVYLSSILTKFIQGGYLPFCFSLVLMALMITWHYVHVMKYWYELDHVVPANEVTTLLEKHEVRRIPGVGLLYSDLVQGITPVFPRLVQRIPSVHAVFLFMSIKHLPIPHVAPVERFLFRQVGPREHRMFRCVARYGYCDKLEESGLFKGFLMESLKTFIQDEAAFKTNSTAGDTKELTDPKVSGHDLARWVEKEKQMIDKEMERGVVYLMGEANVIAGPESSAAKKIVVDYVYAFLRKNLTEGEKVLSIPKDQLLKVGITYEI from the exons ATGTCTCTAGAAGTTGAGAAGCCACCAGAAACGACCAAGCAGCTCAAGCGACAGGATTCACTCTATGGTGATGCAGAAAAGGTCTCCGGCTTCAAGCACCATGGCTCTGAG GGAGGCTGGCCGCGGTTGCTGCAGCTTGCATTTCAGAGCATTGGCATCATCTATGGGGACGTCGGGACATCACCACTCTATGCGATATCCAGCACCTTCCCTGATGGCATCAAGGACCAGGATGACCTACTTGGCGTCCTCTCCCTCATCCTCTACACCCTAATCCTGATACCAATGGTCAAGTACGTCTTCATTGTGCTTTATGCAGATGACAATGGAGATG GTGGCACGTTCGCCCTCTACTCACTTATATCGCGGCACTCCAAGGTAAGGCTGATACCAAATCAGCAGGCTGAGGATGCCATGGTGTCAAATTATGGCATCGAAGCGCCCAGTCCGGAACTGAGGGTGGCACAGTGGCTGAAGCAGAAGCTCGAGTCTAGCAAGGCGGCAAAGATTAGCCTCTTTATCATTACAATCCTTGGCACATCAATGGTGATGGGGGATGGAACCTTGACACCATCAATTTCTG tgcTCTCTGCAGTGAGTGGGATCAGGGAGAAGGTGCCAAGCTTAACTGAAA CGCAGGTAGTCTGGATCTCAGTGCCGATTTTGTTCGCGCTCTTCTCGGTCCAGCGCTATGGTACAGACAAGGTCGGGTATTCCTTTGCTCCGATCATCACACTATGGTTTTTTCTTATTGCTGGCATTGGAATGTATAACCTCATTGTGCACGAGATCGGTGTTCTCCGAGCCTTCAATCCAATGTACATAGTGGATTACTTCAGAAGGAATGGGAAGGATGGATGGGTTTCACTGGGTGGCGTTATCTTGTGTGTCACAG GCACAGAAGGAATGTATGCAGACCTAAGCCATTTCAATATCAAGGCCATTCAG ATCAGCTTTAGCACTGTCTTGCTCCCCTCCGTGGCACTGTGTTACATCGGACAGACAGCTTACCTGAGGAAATTCCCAGAGAGTGTCGCAGACACTTTCTTTAGATCCATCCCAG AGCTAATGTTCTGGCCAACCTTCATTATCGCCATCCTTTCGGCTATCATCGCAAGCCAAGCCATGCTGTCAGGCGCATTCGCCATCCTCTCCAAGGCTTTGTCTCTTGGCTGTTTCCCCAGTGTCCAGGTGATTCATACATCCAAGAGCTACGAGGGCCAGGTTTACATTCCTGAAGTGAACTTTTTGATGGGATTAGCAAGCATCATCGTCACGATCACCTTCAGAACCACCACCGAAATCGGCAACGCTTATG GGATCTGTGTGGTAACCGTGTTCTCGATCACCACCCACCTGACGACCATTGTGATGTTACTCGTGTGGAGGAAGAATTTCATCATCGTCTTGCTTTTCTACGTGGTGTTCAGCTCCATAGAGCTGGTCTACCTCTCATCCATACTGACCAAGTTCATCCAAGGCGGGTACCTGCCGTTCTGCTTCTCGCTTGTCCTCATGGCCTTGATGATCACATGGCACTACGTCCACGTGATGAAGTACTGGTACGAGCTGGACCACGTCGTGCCAGCCAACGAAGTGACAACGCTGCTTGAGAAGCATGAGGTGCGGCGGATCCCCGGGGTGGGCCTCCTTTACTCGGACCTGGTCCAAGGCATCACCCCCGTGTTTCCACGTCTGGTGCAGAGGATACCCTCCGTGCACGCGGTCTTCCTGTTCATGTCCATCAAGCACCTGCCGATCCCACACGTGGCCCCTGTGGAGCGGTTCCTCTTCCGGCAGGTCGGCCCGAGGGAGCACCGGATGTTCCGGTGTGTGGCGAGGTATGGGTACTGTGACAAGCTAGAGGAGTCGGGGCTGTTCAAAGGGTTCCTCATGGAGAGCCTAAAGACGTTCATCCAAGATGAGGCTGCGTTTAAGACGAACTCTACAGCTGGAGATACCAAGGAGCTGACCGATCCCAAGGTGTCTGGCCATGATTTGGCTCGTTGGgtcgaaaaggaaaagcaaatgaTTGACAAGGAGATGGAGCGAGGGGTGGTCTACCTTATGGGGGAAGCCAATGTCATTGCAGGACCAGAATCATCTGCCGCAAAGAAGATAGTGGTAGACTATGTCTACGCATTCTTGAGGAAGAACTTGACGGAGGGGGAGAAGGTGCTCTCCATTCCGAAAGACCAACTACTCAAAGTAGGGATAACATACGAGATATAG
- the LOC100192920 gene encoding DNA cross-link repair protein SNM1-like: protein MHTDTFPSNPPPMATVDCPLPSPADLDDNGFPALPSSPAACSSGFAEDFYRSGTDWSSLRAPPPLGPPRRAPGVKERGGGSAVQSSLFQAWGIEKPRRDGRGAGDSSLVQRSLFQAWGIERPQREGLGAGDSSPSSSLSGSLLARKRRRGSTEEERVAAKKPLACPFYKKIPGTPFTVDAFRYGQVEGCSAYFLSHFHHDHYGGLTKKWCHGPIYCSALTARLVKMCLSVNSDYICPLELDTEYVIEGVTVTLLEANHCPGAALIHFRLSDGKTCLHTGDFRASKTMQSHPLLQRGRVNLVYLDTTYCNPKYKFPPQEDVIDFVVRTTRRYLKKQPKTLIVVGAYSIGKENVYLAISQALEAHIYTDASRRRILYSFGWPDLSKRLCSCNQSSSLHVLPLGSINHENLKKYLETLNGRFLAVLAFRPTGWTFSEATGKHLDLIKPSSNANVTIYGVPYSEHSSFTELRDFVMFLKPQKIIPTVNVGNATSRDKMQAHFREWLKSP, encoded by the exons ATGCACACTGATACGTTCCCTTCGAACCCACCTCCCATGGCCACCGTCGACTGCCCCCTGCCCTCTCCCGCGGACCTCGACGACAACGGATTCCCGGCTCTACCCTCCTCCCCCGCTGCCTGTAGCAGCGGCTTCGCGGAGGACTTCTACCGCAGCGGCACCGACTGGTCCTCCTTACGCGCCCCTCCGCCGCTGGGGCCGCCCAGAAGGGCACCCGGTGTGAAGGAGAGAGGAGGCGGCTCGGCCGTGCAGAGCAGCCTCTTCCAGGCGTGGGGGATCGAGAAGCCGCGGCGGGACGGGCGTGGGGCTGGGGATTCATCGCTTGTGCAGAGGAGCCTCTTCCAGGCATGGGGGATCGAGAGACCGCAGAGGGAGGGTCTCGGGGCTGGAgattcctccccctcctcctcccttTCCGGTTCTTTGTTGGCAAGGAAGCGGAGGCGAGGAAGCACCGAGGAGGAGCGGGTGGCGGCCAAGAAGCCCCTCGCGTGCCCCTTCTACAAGAAGATTCCTG GCACACCATTCACGGTGGATGCATTTCGGTATGGACAAGTTGAGGGGTGCTCGGCCTATTTCCTTAGCCACTTTCATCATGACCATTACGGTggattaaccaagaaatggtgccATGGCCCCATCTATTGTTCTGCACTCACTGCACGCCTAGTGAAGATGTGCTTGTCAGTAAATTCCGA CTATATCTGTCCTTTGGAGCTTGATACCGAGTATGTCATAGAGGGAGTGACAGTTACCTTGCTGGAGGCCAACCATTGCCCTGGTGCAGCTCTAATCCACTTCCGACTAAGTGATGGAAAGACCTGTCTCCACACTGGGGATTTTAGAGCATCAAAAACTATGCAATCGCATCCACTTCTCCAGAGAGGCCGAGTAAATTTGGTTTACCTGGACACAACATATTGCAATCCCAAGTACAA GTTCCCACCCCAGGAGGATGTTATTGATTTTGTTGTGAGAACCACTCGAAGATATCTAAAGAAACAACCAAAAACCCTCATTGTTGTTGGGGCATATAGCATTGGGAAAGAGAATGTGTATCTAGCAATTTCCCAAGCTTTAGAG GCCCATATATACACTGATGCATCGAGAAGGCGGATTCTCTACTCATTTGGCTGGCCAGATTTGTCCAAAAGGCTATGTTCATGCAATCAAAGTTCATCACTTCATGTTCTGCCCCTTGGATCTATAAATCATGAG AACTTGAAGAAGTACTTGGAGACTCTTAATGGAAGATTCCTAGCTGTGCTGGCTTTTCGGCCTACAG GTTGGACTTTCTCTGAGGCAACTGGAAAGCATCTTGACCTAATAAAACCAAGCTCTAATGCCAATGTAACAATCTATG GTGTGCCTTATAGCGAGCATTCAAGTTTCACTGAGCTTAGGGATTTTGTGATG TTTCTGAAACCTCAAAAGATAATTCCTACTGTTAATGTTGGCAATGCCACAAGCCGAGATAAAATGCAAGCACATTTCCGGGAATGGCTGAAGAGCCCGTGA
- the LOC542421 gene encoding calnexin homolog precursor: MMGGRALLLLLVSALLVQIRASDPLLYEPFDEDFEGRWIVSKKDEYQGVWKHAKSDGHEDYGLLVSDKARKYAIIKELDEPVTLNDGTVVLQFEVRLQNGLECGGAYIKYIRPQDAGWDAKEFDNETPYTIMFGPDKCGSTNKVHFILKHKNPKTGKYVEHHLKFPPSVPYDKLSHVYTAILKPDNEVRILIDGEEKKKANFLSADDFEPALIPSKTIPDPDDKKPEDWDERAKIPDPDAVKPDDWDEDAPMEIVDEEATKPEGWLDDEPEEIDDPEAAKPEDWDDEEDGEWEAPKIDNPKCEEAPGCGEWKRPMKQNPAYKGKWHAPMIDNPNYKGIWKPQEIPNPEYFELDRPDFDPIAAIGIEIWTMQDGILFDNILIADDEKVATSILEKTWKPKYDVEKEKEKAEEAAAGADGLSDFQKKIFDVLYKIADIPFLAPYKTKIIDVIEKGEKQPNITIGILVSVVIVFVTVLFKILFGGKKPVAPVKPAAEAKKPKAAETDGAGSSGDKDEKEDEKDETGPRRRTRRET, translated from the exons ATGATGGGAGGGCGCGCTCTGCTGCTGCTCCTGGTCTCGGCGCTGCTCGTTCAGATCCGCGCCTCTGACCCG CTGCTGTACGAGCCGTTCGATGAGGACTTCGAGGGAAGATGGATCGTCTCCAAGAAGGATGAATACCAAG GTGTATGGAAGCATGCCAAGAGTGATGGGCATGAGGACTATGGTCTCCTTGTTAGTGACAAAGCAAGGAAATACGCCATAATCAAGGAGCTTGATGAGCCAGTTACCTTAAATGATGGGACAGTGGTCCTGCAGTTTGAAGTGAGACTTCAGAATGGCCTTGAATGTGGAGGTGCCTACATTAAGTACATCCGCCCTCAGGATGCTGGATGGGATGCCAAGGAGTTTGATAATGAGACTCCATACACTATTATGTTTGGTCCAGATAAATGTGGGTCAACCAACAAGGTTCATTTCATCCTTAAGCACAAGAATCCTAAGACTGGAAAGTATGTTGAGCATCACCTCAAATTCCCACCTTCTGTCCCATACGACAAGCTCTCTCATGTCTACACAGCTATCTTGAAGCCAGACAATGAGGTCAGAATTTTGATCGATGGGGAAGAAAAGAAGAAGGCAAACTTCCTTTCTGCTGATGACTTTGAGCCAGCACTTATCCCATCCAAGACCATTCCTGACCCTGATGACAAGAAGCCGGAGGACTGGGATGAGAGAGCTAAAATCCCTGATCCAGATGCAGTGAAGCCTGATGATTGGGATGAGGATGCCCCCATGGAAATTGTGGATGAGGAAGCCACCAAGCCTGAGGGATGGTTGGATGATGAACCCGAGGAGATTGATGATCCTGAGGCAGCCAAGCCCGAGGACTGGGACGATGAAGAGGATGGTGAATGGGAGGCACCAAAGATTGACAACCCCAAGTGTGAAGAGGCACCTGGATGTGGCGAGTGGAAGAGGCCGATGAAGCAGAATCCTGCTTACAAAGGCAAGTGGCATGCACCTATGATTGACAACCCCAACTACAAGGGAATCTGGAAGCCTCAGGAGATACCCAACCCTGAGTACTTTGAGCTTGACAGGCCTGATTTTGATCCAATTGCTGCTATTGGGATTGAGATCTGGACAATGCAGGATGGCATCCTGTTCGACAATATCTTGATTGCTGATGATGAGAAAGTTGCCACCTCCATTCTGGAGAAGACATGGAAGCCCAAGTATGATGTTGAGAAGGAAAAGGAGAAGGCTGAGGAGGCTGCTGCTGGTGCAGATGGTCTTTCTGACTTCCAG AAGAAGATTTTTGACGTCCTGTACAAGATTGCTGATATTCCGTTCTTGGCACCCTACAAGACCAAGATTATT GATGTTATCGAGAAGGGAGAGAAGCAGCCCAACATCACTATTGGCATTTTGGTCTCCGTTGTCATCGTGTTCGTTACCGTTCTCTTCAAGATCCTTTTTGGTGGCAAGAAGCCGGTG GCACCTGTGAAACCTGCAGCTGAGGCGAAGAAGCCCAAGGCCGCGGAGACGGACGGTGCTGGAAGCAGTGGTGACAAGGATGAGAAAGAGGATGAAAAGGACGAGACAGGCCCACGTCGGAGGACCCGAAGGGAGACATAG